The Ruania alba genome has a window encoding:
- a CDS encoding DUF4129 domain-containing protein — protein sequence MPDSSTEPAGGAGPGRSTRALPGRSTRALTATSLVALVLLVVVLAAPLVGSWEFEPRFEPRDPVQATAPTAELPTAEPRSPAPTPTPTLPESDLHAPDLRWLLVVGAVLAALVVLALLVRLLLWLRRPTPPAPPEPRGLAGHGEIDEEPELPVLHRGVQAAVAHLEQIHEPRDAIVAAWLALEEAAARSGVRRRPAQTPTEFTAAVLTRTGADQEAITRLLRLYHRARFSTSDPKREDVAAATEAFAALTASWPALTEPSQPDPNGGAR from the coding sequence GTGCCTGACTCGTCCACCGAGCCCGCCGGAGGTGCCGGGCCGGGTCGGTCCACCCGTGCACTCCCGGGTCGGTCCACCCGTGCACTCACGGCCACCTCGCTGGTGGCACTGGTGCTGCTGGTGGTGGTGCTCGCGGCACCCCTCGTCGGGTCGTGGGAGTTCGAGCCACGGTTCGAGCCTCGCGATCCCGTCCAGGCCACCGCCCCGACCGCCGAGCTCCCGACGGCCGAGCCCCGCTCGCCCGCGCCCACGCCCACGCCCACCCTGCCCGAGAGCGATCTGCACGCTCCGGACCTGCGCTGGCTGCTGGTGGTCGGTGCCGTGCTGGCCGCCCTGGTGGTGCTCGCACTGTTGGTGCGCCTGCTGCTCTGGCTGCGCCGCCCCACACCACCTGCTCCACCGGAGCCGCGGGGGCTGGCCGGCCACGGTGAGATCGATGAGGAACCGGAGCTCCCGGTGCTGCATCGCGGGGTCCAAGCCGCGGTGGCGCACCTGGAACAGATCCACGAGCCACGCGATGCCATCGTGGCAGCCTGGCTGGCGCTGGAGGAGGCGGCTGCACGCTCCGGCGTCCGACGGCGTCCGGCTCAGACTCCCACCGAGTTCACTGCCGCAGTCCTCACCCGCACCGGTGCCGACCAGGAGGCGATCACCCGGCTGCTGCGTCTCTACCACCGGGCCCGGTTCTCCACCTCAGACCCGAAGCGCGAGGATGTGGCCGCCGCCACCGAGGCGTTCGCTGCCCTCACCGCATCCTGGCCCGCGCTCACCGAGCCCTCCCAGCCAGATCCCAACGGAGGCGCCCGATGA
- a CDS encoding thymidylate synthase produces the protein MPDTQYENLLAHVLQQGSPKSDRTGTGTRSIFGHQLRYDLSQGFPLVTTKRVHLKSVVHELLWFLRGDSNIAYLREHGVRIWDEWADPDGDLGPVYGVQWRSWPTPDGGHIDQLATVLQQLREQPDSRRMLVSAWNVSELDKMALAPCHALFQFYVAQGRLSCQLYQRSADLFLGVPFNIASYALLTHMVAQQSGLEVGDFIWTGGDCHIYDNHTEQVREQLSRTAFDFPRLELRQAPDLFSYAFDDVEVLDYQHHPSIKAPVAV, from the coding sequence ATGCCGGACACCCAGTACGAGAACCTTCTTGCCCACGTCCTGCAGCAGGGCTCGCCGAAGTCGGACCGCACCGGCACCGGCACCCGGTCGATCTTCGGCCACCAACTCCGTTACGACCTCTCCCAGGGTTTTCCGCTGGTCACCACCAAGCGGGTGCACCTGAAGTCGGTGGTGCACGAGTTGCTGTGGTTCCTCCGGGGCGATTCCAACATCGCCTACCTGCGCGAGCACGGGGTGCGCATCTGGGACGAGTGGGCAGACCCCGACGGCGATCTCGGCCCGGTCTACGGCGTCCAGTGGCGCTCCTGGCCCACCCCCGACGGCGGGCACATCGACCAGTTGGCGACCGTGCTCCAGCAGCTGCGGGAGCAGCCGGACTCGCGGCGGATGCTCGTCTCAGCCTGGAACGTCTCCGAGCTGGACAAGATGGCCCTGGCTCCGTGCCACGCCCTGTTCCAGTTCTACGTGGCACAGGGCCGCCTCTCCTGCCAGCTGTACCAGCGCAGCGCGGACCTGTTCCTCGGAGTGCCCTTCAACATCGCCTCCTACGCGTTGCTCACCCACATGGTGGCCCAGCAGTCGGGCCTGGAGGTGGGAGACTTCATCTGGACCGGTGGTGACTGCCACATCTACGACAACCACACCGAACAGGTGCGCGAGCAGCTCAGCCGCACCGCGTTCGACTTCCCTCGGCTGGAGCTGCGGCAGGCGCCGGACCTGTTCTCCTACGCCTTCGACGACGTCGAGGTGCTCGACTACCAGCACCATCCGAGCATCAAGGCACCTGTGGCAGTCTGA
- a CDS encoding DUF58 domain-containing protein gives MTGHSIGSDALSTAAVGAAVLVGGLVAGRSDVAVLGVPFLLCFTWGWLTRPTAQARLAVRRATGPARAGMVAGVLEVAAPPGAETVRVRVSSPGHQEAQALLAADGTRTVPLQVTTARTGVSQLFRTDHVDAGFDGVTLAHPGVAGPVPVVIYPPARDLRRMPLPPRLQGLTGPHTSRRVGDGTDLHDVHPFTPGDRLRRIDWRITARRSYDPRTRRLGTIYTRRTFATADATVMLVVDSRDAVGPDVATWGGGRVAAIDEPISLDVAREAATAVARATVTAGDRVGLDDLGLRRRPVPPAGGRRQLDRISTRLALLAPDSFPSPRERAPQIPAAAMVVLFSTFLDDEAARMAQEWRAQAHRVIAVDTLPVLRTDELDEAAQAAYELVRLERGLRLERLRRADVEVVHWCGDPTGTGEHGADVGLDAAWQLLARPRKGGHR, from the coding sequence ATGACCGGCCACAGCATCGGCTCCGACGCCCTCAGCACGGCCGCTGTGGGTGCGGCGGTGCTGGTGGGCGGCCTGGTGGCGGGACGCTCAGATGTGGCCGTGCTCGGGGTCCCCTTCCTGCTCTGCTTCACCTGGGGGTGGCTGACCCGCCCGACGGCGCAGGCTCGCCTGGCAGTGCGCCGCGCCACGGGTCCGGCTCGGGCAGGCATGGTGGCCGGTGTGCTCGAGGTGGCTGCGCCACCAGGAGCGGAGACCGTCCGCGTCCGGGTCTCCTCTCCCGGCCACCAGGAGGCGCAGGCGCTGCTGGCCGCCGACGGCACCCGGACAGTGCCGTTGCAGGTGACGACGGCCCGCACCGGGGTGTCTCAACTGTTCCGGACCGATCATGTGGATGCGGGCTTCGACGGCGTGACGCTGGCACACCCGGGTGTGGCCGGTCCGGTGCCGGTGGTGATCTACCCGCCTGCCCGGGACCTGCGCCGGATGCCGCTGCCGCCTCGTCTGCAAGGTCTGACCGGGCCGCACACCTCCCGGCGGGTGGGCGATGGCACCGACCTGCACGACGTGCATCCGTTCACCCCTGGTGACCGGCTGCGCAGGATCGACTGGCGGATCACGGCCCGGCGCTCCTATGACCCGCGCACCCGGCGCCTGGGCACCATCTACACCCGGCGCACCTTCGCCACAGCCGATGCCACGGTGATGCTCGTGGTGGACTCCCGAGACGCCGTCGGGCCTGATGTGGCCACCTGGGGTGGCGGCCGGGTGGCGGCGATCGACGAACCGATCTCGCTGGACGTCGCACGGGAGGCAGCCACGGCGGTGGCACGTGCCACGGTGACGGCCGGGGACCGGGTGGGCCTGGATGACTTGGGGCTGCGGCGCCGACCGGTGCCTCCGGCAGGTGGGCGACGCCAGCTGGACCGGATCAGTACCCGGTTGGCGCTGCTGGCCCCGGACAGCTTCCCCAGCCCGCGGGAACGCGCACCGCAGATCCCAGCGGCAGCGATGGTGGTGCTGTTCTCCACGTTCCTGGACGACGAGGCGGCCCGGATGGCACAGGAGTGGCGCGCCCAGGCGCACCGGGTGATCGCCGTGGACACACTGCCGGTGCTTCGCACCGATGAGCTGGACGAGGCCGCGCAGGCGGCCTACGAGCTGGTACGGCTGGAACGCGGGTTGCGTCTGGAGCGGCTGCGTCGGGCGGACGTGGAGGTCGTGCACTGGTGCGGTGATCCCACCGGGACCGGCGAGCACGGCGCCGACGTCGGGCTGGATGCCGCGTGGCAGCTGCTGGCCCGGCCCCGGAAGGGCGGGCACCGATGA
- a CDS encoding AAA family ATPase, which translates to MSTPGEPPGPAQTRGPDRTDHESGQHAPLPVAEVAHLGGAVLAEVSTAVVGMHRPLRVALATILAGGHVLFEDVPGLGKTLAARCLAQALGLDFSRLQCTPDLLPADITGSYAYDPNAAEFTFRPGPVFTGLFLADEINRTAPKTQSALLEAMAERQVTVEGTSFTLPAPFHVLATSNPVEYEGTYPLPEAQLDRFMVRLAVGHPDAQAEVDVLTRRIARRTEHASVAQVVTSETVLGMQAGVEAIEVDPDVLRYCVDLAASTRAHPAVEVGASPRGSQALVLVARGLAVLDGRDFVTPEDVKEVAVAALAHRLTLTPGAWASGTTPIEVVSALLEEVPGPATAGASSTARS; encoded by the coding sequence ATGTCCACCCCAGGTGAACCCCCAGGCCCCGCCCAGACCCGGGGCCCCGATCGGACCGACCACGAGTCAGGCCAGCACGCCCCGCTCCCGGTGGCCGAGGTGGCCCACCTCGGCGGTGCGGTCCTTGCGGAGGTGAGTACCGCCGTCGTGGGCATGCACCGGCCGTTGCGGGTGGCGCTGGCGACGATCCTGGCAGGTGGGCACGTGCTGTTCGAGGACGTGCCCGGCCTGGGCAAGACCCTCGCGGCCCGGTGCCTCGCCCAAGCCCTCGGACTGGACTTCTCCCGGCTGCAGTGCACCCCCGACCTGCTGCCCGCCGACATCACCGGCTCCTACGCGTACGACCCGAACGCGGCGGAATTCACGTTCCGGCCGGGCCCCGTATTCACCGGGCTGTTCCTCGCGGACGAGATCAACCGCACCGCCCCGAAGACCCAGTCGGCACTGCTGGAGGCGATGGCCGAGCGGCAGGTGACCGTGGAGGGCACCAGCTTCACCCTGCCGGCGCCGTTCCACGTGCTCGCCACCTCCAACCCGGTGGAGTACGAGGGCACCTACCCCCTCCCCGAGGCCCAGCTCGACCGATTCATGGTGCGTCTCGCCGTCGGACATCCGGACGCCCAGGCCGAGGTGGATGTGCTCACCCGCAGGATCGCCCGCCGCACCGAGCATGCCTCGGTGGCGCAGGTGGTCACCAGCGAGACCGTGCTGGGGATGCAGGCCGGGGTGGAGGCGATCGAGGTGGACCCGGACGTGCTGCGCTACTGCGTGGACCTGGCGGCCTCGACCCGCGCGCACCCCGCCGTGGAGGTGGGGGCCTCGCCGCGTGGGTCGCAGGCGCTGGTGCTGGTGGCGCGCGGCCTCGCCGTGCTGGATGGGCGCGACTTCGTCACCCCGGAGGACGTCAAGGAGGTGGCCGTGGCGGCACTTGCGCACCGGCTCACCCTCACCCCGGGGGCCTGGGCGTCGGGAACCACCCCGATCGAGGTGGTTTCCGCTCTGCTGGAGGAGGTGCCCGGGCCGGCCACGGCGGGCGCGTCGAGCACAGCACGCTCATGA
- a CDS encoding dihydrofolate reductase produces MIWAQAHHRVIGRAGDLPWHLPEDMRHFRESTAGHPVLMGRKQWESLPERFRPLPGRRNIVLTRDPSYPAPGAEVVTSMEQALALVEGEEAWICGGGEIYTAAMAHADRLLVTEIDLDVEGDTYAPVIGPEWHAAPRPWQTARTGTQFRILDYRRRA; encoded by the coding sequence ATGATCTGGGCACAGGCCCACCACCGAGTGATCGGGCGCGCCGGCGACCTGCCCTGGCACCTGCCCGAAGACATGCGCCATTTCCGCGAGTCCACTGCGGGGCATCCGGTGCTGATGGGGCGCAAGCAGTGGGAGTCGCTGCCGGAACGGTTCCGTCCCCTCCCGGGGCGGCGCAACATCGTGCTCACCCGCGACCCCTCCTACCCCGCCCCAGGTGCCGAGGTGGTCACCTCGATGGAGCAGGCCCTCGCGCTCGTCGAGGGAGAAGAAGCCTGGATCTGCGGCGGCGGTGAGATCTACACGGCCGCAATGGCCCACGCCGACCGACTACTGGTCACCGAGATCGACCTCGACGTCGAGGGAGACACCTACGCCCCCGTGATCGGCCCCGAGTGGCACGCGGCGCCGCGACCCTGGCAGACCGCGCGCACCGGCACCCAGTTCCGGATCCTCGACTACCGGCGCCGTGCCTGA
- a CDS encoding FAD-binding protein, translated as MTEENWAGSYTYRAAQIHQPDTLDAARHLVAEAPKIRALGSRHSFHDLPDSPGVLITLDSMPRTIRLDEEAKTVTVSAGTRYGDLATELHRAGWALSAMASLPHIAVAGAIGTGTHGSGDRVASLAAQVLGLELIDAAGELRTLTTDDADFPGAVVHLGALGVLTSVTLRVEPTYDVQQYVVNEVPWEFVEAQFEDVMSAAYSVSIMTRWNTPTVQVWLKSRDGDASLPEGKPAVKKEHPAGRDPEGCTEQLGEAGPWQDRLPHFRMGFTPSSGREIQAEYLLPRKHARAAIAALREIGSIITPLLQTCEIRTVAADELWLSGSYGRDTVAFHFTLHPEPVKVRALLGKIEEALAGLEARPHWGKWFSTPGEEIAAMYPRMADFRDLVGRYDPQGKFSNAFLERVVLRR; from the coding sequence ATGACGGAAGAGAACTGGGCAGGGTCCTACACCTACCGGGCGGCGCAGATCCACCAGCCGGATACCCTCGATGCCGCCCGGCACCTCGTGGCCGAGGCACCGAAGATCCGTGCCCTCGGCTCGCGGCACTCCTTCCATGACCTGCCAGACTCCCCCGGCGTGCTGATCACCCTGGACTCGATGCCTCGCACGATCCGTCTCGACGAGGAGGCGAAGACGGTGACGGTGAGCGCCGGGACCCGGTACGGCGATCTGGCCACCGAGCTGCACCGGGCGGGGTGGGCGCTGTCGGCGATGGCGTCGCTGCCGCACATCGCGGTGGCGGGGGCAATCGGGACCGGGACGCACGGCTCCGGTGACCGGGTGGCGAGCCTCGCAGCCCAGGTTCTCGGACTGGAGCTGATCGATGCCGCGGGCGAGTTGCGCACGCTCACCACCGACGACGCCGACTTCCCCGGAGCGGTGGTGCACCTGGGGGCGCTGGGCGTGTTGACCTCGGTGACGCTGCGGGTGGAGCCGACCTACGACGTGCAGCAGTACGTGGTGAACGAGGTGCCCTGGGAGTTCGTCGAGGCCCAGTTCGAGGACGTGATGTCTGCGGCGTACAGCGTGAGCATCATGACCCGGTGGAACACGCCCACCGTGCAGGTGTGGCTGAAGAGTCGGGACGGCGACGCGAGCCTGCCGGAGGGCAAGCCTGCCGTGAAGAAGGAACACCCGGCCGGGCGCGACCCGGAGGGCTGCACCGAGCAGCTCGGTGAGGCAGGTCCCTGGCAGGACCGGCTTCCGCACTTCCGGATGGGGTTCACCCCCAGCAGTGGTCGGGAGATCCAGGCCGAGTACCTGCTCCCGCGGAAGCACGCGCGGGCGGCGATCGCTGCGCTGCGCGAGATCGGCTCGATCATCACGCCATTGCTGCAGACGTGCGAGATCCGTACCGTCGCCGCCGATGAGCTGTGGCTCTCCGGCTCCTATGGGCGTGACACCGTGGCGTTCCACTTCACGCTGCACCCCGAACCGGTGAAGGTACGGGCGCTGCTCGGCAAGATCGAGGAGGCCCTGGCCGGGCTGGAGGCACGGCCGCACTGGGGCAAATGGTTCAGCACGCCCGGCGAGGAGATCGCGGCGATGTATCCGCGGATGGCGGACTTCCGGGACCTGGTGGGGCGCTACGACCCGCAGGGCAAGTTCTCCAACGCCTTCCTGGAGCGGGTGGTCCTGAGGCGATGA